The DNA window GACCACTGCAAAGTAGCTGCCAGTCAGCTCAAGGCGCACGGGGTGGACGTAGTAGCCCGAGTAAGCCGAGTTTTGCGCATCGCCACCAATGGGCTCTGCGGTTAACGACTCCAGTGAGACCAATTTGATGCCGCTACTGGTGTCGAGCACGCTTTCCAAAAGGGCCGCCATCTGGCTCGGCGAGATCAAATTGCTCACCACCTCTGAAAGCTGCATGTCGAGCTCTTGGCTTCTTTGCATTAGGTTCTTAAGTTCAATATCGACCTCTTGGTTAGGATCTTTATTCAGCTTAGCCTGAATCACCAGCAGCTCCCCTTCATGGCGCTGGTTATTCAACACCAGTGCTGATAA is part of the Vibrio cidicii genome and encodes:
- the pilO gene encoding type 4a pilus biogenesis protein PilO yields the protein MTSWWKELNDKFIALSGREKGLITLCGLVVIVLSVSTLLLEPLWKALEAQKTQLSALVLNNQRHEGELLVIQAKLNKDPNQEVDIELKNLMQRSQELDMQLSEVVSNLISPSQMAALLESVLDTSSGIKLVSLESLTAEPIGGDAQNSAYSGYYVHPVRLELTGSYFAVVNYLNQLENLPVNYYWRSFHYKVENYPQARLILQVYTLGTRQEFIGG